The Hydrogenispora ethanolica region TGGTCCTGGTGGGGAGTGGCCCGTATGAGGCCCGCTATGTTCCACTCATCCACGAGACCCGGATGAGCCGGCTGACGGAGGAGGAGCGCCGCCAAGCCGAAGCCTGCCTCGCGGCACTCGGCGATCCCGGGGCCGCCGGCAAACAAGAGCGGATGAAACAGTTCGGCCGGTTGATGTCCAGGGCCGATTCCTACGACCCCCTCCCGCCCGCCGGGGAGGAGCTGGAGATGCAACCGGAGGTCTTCGGAAAGGTGCTCGGCGAAGCGCTGGAGTTGCGCGAGAGCGGCGCGCTGTTGCGGCTGGGCGCCCGGATCGCCTGCCCGGTGGTGGCGATTCACGGCAGTTACGATCCCCACCCCTTCGCCGGGGTCCGGCAGCCGCTGGCAGGAGTCCTGCGCGACTTTCGCTGGTTCCTGTTGCCGGACTGCGGCCATTCGCCCTGGCTGGAACGGAAGGCAAAAACGCGTTTTTACGAGATTTTGGAGCGGGAATTGGAATGAACCGGGCATGGACTTTCGGGGCGGCCGCTGAGATTCGTTCCCCAAAGGGCGGGGAATTATCAAAAAAAGGTGAAACGCCCGGGCGGTCCAATCGGATCGCTTTTCGGGCTAAAAAAGAAGTTTTTCAAAAGAAATCGCAAATCACCTCGGATTTTATCCGCCGGGAACTTTTCATAAGGAAATTGGTATGACTTGCTGAAAATGGTCGTTTTGCTTAGTGCTTCAAAATTATGGGCGCCATATTATATCCTAAATCCGTGAACTAAACAGATACAAAACCAGGGAAACCAGTGATAAATCTAGAATGATCGTAGGTAGAAAGACACACCTGCGAGGTTAAAAG contains the following coding sequences:
- a CDS encoding alpha/beta fold hydrolase, whose translation is MENLRKYGTPPFAVAVVHGGPGAPGEMAPVARELAAGGRGVLEPLQSATTLDGQVAELAAVLERHGSLPLTLIGHSWGAWLSFILAAHYPDRVKKLVLVGSGPYEARYVPLIHETRMSRLTEEERRQAEACLAALGDPGAAGKQERMKQFGRLMSRADSYDPLPPAGEELEMQPEVFGKVLGEALELRESGALLRLGARIACPVVAIHGSYDPHPFAGVRQPLAGVLRDFRWFLLPDCGHSPWLERKAKTRFYEILERELE